One window of the Allosaccharopolyspora coralli genome contains the following:
- a CDS encoding STAS domain-containing protein: MSVASEEILRPVSLVQDEPDVTVPAPRGVAVEETTPERSSRCSVTVAHPTPGAAVLQVGGELVQDDVWPFKRAILDEVRTDVHTVIVDLNEVAFLDVTALHTLSAAKQCAKLNRTELLLVTENNPAVLRALRAGRVAAASLLEDQRTV, translated from the coding sequence GTGTCCGTTGCCTCCGAGGAAATCCTGCGACCCGTCAGCCTGGTCCAGGACGAGCCCGACGTCACCGTGCCTGCGCCACGTGGAGTCGCCGTCGAAGAGACCACGCCGGAGCGGTCGTCACGGTGCAGTGTCACCGTGGCCCATCCGACTCCGGGCGCGGCTGTGCTTCAGGTCGGCGGGGAACTCGTGCAGGACGACGTGTGGCCGTTCAAACGAGCCATCCTCGACGAGGTTCGGACGGACGTGCACACGGTGATCGTCGACCTCAACGAGGTCGCGTTCCTCGACGTGACCGCGTTGCACACGCTCAGCGCGGCGAAACAGTGCGCCAAGTTGAACCGCACCGAACTGCTGCTGGTCACGGAGAACAATCCGGCCGTGCTGCGGGCGCTGCGTGCCGGCAGGGTCGCGGCAGCCTCACTTCTCGAGGATCAGCGCACGGTCTGA
- a CDS encoding class II 3-deoxy-7-phosphoheptulonate synthase → MSANWTVDVPVDTLPELPPLPQDLRTRLDDALARPAAQQPTWPEDQVRSVRTVLESVPPVTVPSEVLRLREHLAAVAHGEAFLLQGGDCAETFADNTEPHIRASIRTLLQMAVVLTYGASMPVVKLGRIAGQYAKPRSSELDALGLPSYRGDMVNSLVATEQSRAHDPSRLIRAYANASATMNLSRALTSAGMAALAKVHDWNKDFVLNSPAGERYESVAAEIDRGLRFMSACGVDDSSLHSVEFYASHEALVLDYERAMLRLDMSGDQPRLFDLSGHYLWIGERTRQLDGAHIAFAELLSNPIGVKIGPSTTPEKAVEYVERLDPNNEPGRLTLIARMGNGKVREVLPSIVEKVEASGHKVIWQCDPMHGNTHEASTGYKTRHFDRVVDEVQGFFEVHHHLGTHPGGIHIELTGEDVTECLGGAQDISDTDLSGRYETACDPRLNTQQSLELAFLVAEMLRT, encoded by the coding sequence GTGAGCGCGAACTGGACCGTCGACGTTCCTGTCGACACCCTTCCCGAACTCCCCCCGCTACCGCAGGATCTGCGCACTCGGCTCGACGACGCCCTCGCGCGGCCCGCCGCGCAGCAGCCGACGTGGCCCGAGGATCAGGTTCGCAGCGTGCGGACGGTCCTGGAGAGCGTGCCGCCGGTGACGGTGCCTTCCGAGGTGTTGCGACTGCGTGAGCACCTGGCCGCCGTGGCGCACGGCGAGGCGTTTCTGCTCCAGGGCGGGGACTGCGCGGAGACGTTCGCCGACAACACCGAGCCGCACATCCGAGCGAGCATTCGCACGTTGTTGCAAATGGCGGTGGTGCTGACCTACGGCGCCAGCATGCCGGTCGTCAAACTCGGCCGGATCGCCGGACAGTACGCCAAGCCCCGGTCCAGCGAACTGGACGCGCTCGGGCTGCCGTCGTACCGCGGTGACATGGTCAACTCCCTCGTGGCGACCGAGCAATCCCGGGCGCACGACCCGTCGCGGCTCATCCGCGCCTACGCGAACGCGAGCGCGACGATGAATCTCTCGCGCGCGCTGACCAGCGCGGGTATGGCGGCGTTGGCGAAGGTTCACGACTGGAACAAGGACTTCGTCCTCAACTCGCCGGCGGGGGAGCGCTACGAGTCGGTGGCCGCCGAGATCGACCGCGGCCTGCGGTTCATGTCCGCGTGCGGTGTCGACGACTCCAGCCTGCACTCGGTCGAGTTCTACGCCTCGCACGAGGCGCTCGTGCTCGACTACGAGCGCGCGATGCTGCGGTTGGACATGTCCGGCGACCAGCCGAGGCTGTTCGACCTCTCCGGCCACTACCTGTGGATCGGGGAGCGCACGCGACAGCTCGACGGCGCGCACATCGCGTTCGCCGAACTGCTGTCCAACCCGATCGGTGTGAAGATCGGGCCGTCGACCACCCCGGAGAAGGCGGTCGAGTACGTCGAGCGGCTCGACCCGAACAACGAGCCAGGGCGCCTCACGCTGATCGCGCGGATGGGCAACGGCAAGGTGCGCGAGGTACTGCCGTCGATCGTGGAGAAGGTCGAGGCCTCGGGGCACAAGGTCATCTGGCAGTGCGACCCGATGCACGGCAACACCCACGAGGCATCGACGGGGTACAAGACCCGGCACTTCGACCGGGTCGTGGACGAGGTGCAGGGCTTCTTCGAGGTGCACCACCACCTCGGGACACACCCCGGTGGCATTCACATCGAACTGACCGGTGAGGACGTCACGGAGTGCCTCGGCGGCGCCCAGGACATCTCCGACACCGACCTCTCCGGCCGGTACGAGACCGCGTGTGACCCGCGGTTGAACACCCAGCAATCCTTGGAGCTCGCGTTCCTCGTCGCCGAGATGCTGCGGACCTGA